One part of the Phycisphaeraceae bacterium genome encodes these proteins:
- a CDS encoding globin, with amino-acid sequence MSEHSPQQPLLPDHQLFAVLGEEGFARIVYLFYEKVKQDDILGPMYRASPEAAHAPDMETHMHDAEVRLRDFLVGRFGGPQRYVQMRGHPRLRMRHMPFRIDVNARNRWVELISESINEAQLDENASASLAHYLAQIATFLINADEPDEQGSVVDLPISR; translated from the coding sequence ATGTCTGAACATTCGCCTCAACAACCGCTTCTTCCGGATCACCAGCTCTTTGCAGTGCTGGGTGAGGAAGGCTTCGCGCGCATCGTGTACCTGTTCTATGAAAAAGTGAAACAGGACGACATCCTCGGCCCCATGTATCGCGCCAGCCCTGAGGCTGCGCACGCACCAGACATGGAAACACATATGCATGATGCCGAAGTCCGCTTGCGAGATTTTCTCGTTGGCCGCTTCGGTGGTCCCCAGCGGTACGTGCAAATGCGAGGACACCCGCGTCTTCGAATGCGCCACATGCCGTTTCGGATCGATGTGAACGCACGCAACCGCTGGGTAGAGCTGATATCAGAATCGATCAACGAAGCACAACTTGATGAGAACGCGTCAGCATCGCTTGCGCACTATCTGGCACAGATTGCAACGTTTCTGATCAACGCCGACGAGCCGGATGAGCAGGGCTCGGTGGTTGACCTTCCGATCTCAAGATAA
- a CDS encoding SDR family oxidoreductase produces the protein MGHGGFVGTIQRVLVTGGAGFLGSHLCERLVAIGHDVICLDNFFTSQKSNVEHLLDHRNFELIRHDITHPMWLEVDQIYNLACPAAPGHYQYNPIKTMKTSVIGIINVLGMAKRCRAKVMHASTSEIYGDPKVHPQTESYWGNVNPIGPRACYDEGKRAAETLCFDYRRSNNVDVRVVRIFNTYGPRMHPFDGRVVSNFVRQAIQGDDITLFGDGSQTRAFCYVDDMIEGFVRLMENNSGFFGPVNIGNPGEFTIKQLAEMVVELTGSTSNIVHKPLPQDDPTQRRPDITLAKKHLDWEPTVSLREGLQKTIEYFKHINIASFRAPTPNY, from the coding sequence ATCGGGCACGGAGGCTTTGTGGGAACGATTCAACGAGTTCTGGTGACCGGCGGGGCAGGGTTTCTCGGCTCGCACTTGTGCGAGCGTCTTGTCGCAATAGGGCACGATGTCATCTGTCTTGACAACTTCTTTACGAGCCAGAAGTCCAACGTCGAGCATCTGCTCGACCATCGCAACTTCGAACTGATTCGCCACGACATCACCCATCCGATGTGGCTTGAGGTTGACCAGATCTACAACCTCGCGTGCCCCGCAGCGCCAGGTCACTATCAGTACAACCCGATCAAAACGATGAAGACATCTGTCATCGGGATCATCAATGTGCTCGGCATGGCAAAGCGATGCCGTGCAAAGGTCATGCACGCCTCGACCAGTGAGATCTATGGCGATCCGAAGGTACATCCACAGACAGAAAGCTACTGGGGCAATGTGAACCCCATCGGACCGCGCGCGTGCTATGACGAGGGCAAGCGCGCGGCTGAGACGCTGTGCTTTGATTATCGTCGATCGAACAATGTCGATGTTCGCGTCGTGCGCATCTTTAATACCTATGGACCTCGCATGCACCCATTCGATGGACGGGTCGTGTCAAACTTTGTGCGTCAGGCAATACAGGGAGATGACATCACGCTCTTTGGCGATGGCTCACAGACGCGGGCCTTCTGTTATGTGGACGATATGATCGAGGGATTCGTGCGTTTGATGGAGAACAACTCCGGCTTCTTCGGTCCTGTCAATATCGGCAACCCTGGCGAGTTCACCATCAAACAACTTGCTGAGATGGTCGTAGAACTGACAGGCAGCACATCAAATATTGTGCATAAGCCACTCCCGCAGGATGATCCGACACAACGACGACCCGACATCACCCTCGCGAAAAAGCATCTTGACTGGGAGCCGACTGTTTCGCTTCGTGAGGGATTACAGAAGACGATCGAGTACTTCAAGCACATAAATATCGCATCGTTCCGTGCGCCAACACCAAACTATTGA
- a CDS encoding EamA family transporter, with amino-acid sequence MKPVLLAIMAGVCWGVGEVFTRSVLHSGKIGPMTAVMIRTAIALPVMIAAWVVAVHVLKSKSEPAGWTHAPADVWAKLLLGSGVVAGGLALIFFYWALSLAEVSRIKPIAFGTAPALAVILGWLFLGEGLTLKKCIAVAFIVTGIVLLTGGSHTTSTSTDTVTNHV; translated from the coding sequence GGGTGTGGGCGAGGTGTTTACCCGTTCCGTGCTGCACTCAGGGAAGATCGGCCCGATGACCGCGGTGATGATCCGCACAGCGATTGCATTGCCCGTCATGATCGCTGCGTGGGTTGTGGCGGTCCATGTACTCAAGTCAAAGTCCGAGCCAGCCGGATGGACGCACGCTCCCGCCGATGTATGGGCAAAGCTGTTGTTGGGATCGGGGGTTGTGGCTGGCGGACTCGCATTGATCTTTTTCTACTGGGCCCTCTCACTTGCTGAGGTGTCACGCATCAAGCCAATCGCGTTCGGCACTGCCCCTGCGCTCGCTGTCATCCTCGGGTGGTTGTTCCTCGGCGAGGGTTTGACACTGAAAAAGTGTATCGCAGTCGCGTTCATTGTGACAGGCATTGTGCTGCTGACGGGCGGATCCCACACAACCTCAACGAGTACGGACACCGTCACAAACCATGTCTGA